One segment of Pseudomonas asgharzadehiana DNA contains the following:
- a CDS encoding GGDEF domain-containing protein: MPAILKLRPRMQRLLSPAVTQAELLGIIAWLGVLLASPVIWGLDLMAITLGLLIVFGCHRVAVNYRVWRLLGVVYAVLLCAGFAYVISANVELQVFALPLAVTVVISSAILFIAVADFLLCAALVWAVLWPTITAGFYPGAQTYLFIFCLSSVSIGFILSFSYLKNLRSVLLVESEFRELAQTDYLTSILNRRAFMESFAKLIAANEGGWFMMLDIDSFKLKNDQFGHDVGDRILCAMAASLKNTPGSHSFGRIGGEEFGVLVLGDDPWAAGDFALRLLQAIRSSVAPPHHYTCSAGMTRFSAGADMSAVLKCADRNLYTAKGNGKDCVYLDGARVRENVTKRIPKK, from the coding sequence ATGCCGGCTATTTTGAAGCTCAGGCCGCGAATGCAGCGCTTGTTATCGCCTGCAGTCACCCAGGCCGAATTGCTCGGAATCATCGCTTGGTTGGGGGTGTTGCTGGCGAGCCCGGTGATATGGGGGCTGGACCTGATGGCGATCACGCTGGGCTTGCTGATCGTGTTTGGCTGCCATCGCGTGGCGGTCAATTATCGGGTGTGGCGCCTATTGGGCGTGGTCTACGCGGTGCTGCTCTGCGCCGGCTTCGCCTACGTGATCAGCGCCAACGTTGAACTGCAGGTGTTTGCCTTACCGCTCGCGGTGACAGTGGTCATCAGCAGCGCCATCCTCTTTATCGCCGTCGCGGATTTTCTGCTTTGCGCGGCATTGGTGTGGGCCGTGCTGTGGCCCACCATCACGGCGGGTTTTTATCCGGGTGCGCAGACCTATCTGTTCATTTTCTGCTTATCGTCGGTGTCGATTGGTTTCATCCTGAGCTTCTCCTACTTGAAAAACCTGCGCTCAGTGTTGTTGGTGGAAAGTGAGTTTCGTGAATTGGCCCAGACTGATTACTTGACCTCCATCCTCAACCGGCGCGCTTTCATGGAGAGCTTCGCCAAGTTGATCGCCGCCAATGAAGGCGGCTGGTTCATGATGTTGGATATCGACAGTTTCAAATTGAAAAACGATCAGTTCGGCCACGATGTTGGCGACAGGATTCTCTGCGCCATGGCCGCCAGCCTCAAAAACACCCCAGGCAGCCACAGTTTCGGCAGGATCGGCGGCGAAGAGTTCGGTGTGTTGGTGCTGGGGGATGACCCTTGGGCTGCCGGCGATTTCGCACTGCGCCTGTTGCAGGCGATTCGCAGCAGCGTCGCGCCGCCCCATCATTACACTTGCAGTGCAGGCATGACGCGTTTCTCGGCGGGTGCCGACATGTCGGCGGTCCTCAAGTGTGCCGACCGCAACCTGTACACCGCCAAGGGTAATGGCAAGGATTGTGTGTACCTGGATGGCGCGCGGGTGCGGGAGAACGTCACAAAGCGGATACCCAAAAAATAA
- a CDS encoding TonB-dependent siderophore receptor: MRRTLISICVLQAFSPFTWAEVSPTEKASLELQATNVTGAADYETAQGPVKGYHATRSASATRTDTSIHETPQSISVVSKDVVEDIGATRLQDALDYAGGVGRANNFGGQGLTSFTVRGFTTAEFYRNGFPVNRGYPATPDANTIERLEVLRGPATMLYGRGDPGGTFNVVSKQPLAERTVTLGSQLNDQGMKRGTLDASGPLDEEGRLAYRLNVVGEGGDTFRDHVETERYGVAPVITWQATDATKVIFEGDFIRNNHPLDRGLTRFPNQRGTPSRDTFWGDKDAGKLHNDNNMAQLRFEHMLNDNWTLGGGFQWLDGTLQGNAIEANTLAADGRTLRRNFNYRKLEWTDKDYQLNLTGHFSTGSFDHTLLTGIEYEDYDYKSIIQRSNPALNPYTTDIFNPVYGKPRPALTLTPTHDKENLKTYSAFIQDQVALTERLKVLAGARFERFEHEYETYVADAKSWEASDNAVTPRVGVIYDLTDTLAVYADAARSFKPNTGASREGSGFEPEKGKSYEMGIKWEGLDRQLSVDAAIYQIDKKNVLTTDPLDQNSKVAAGQVRSRGFDLNVAGNITPEWRVIGGYAYVDAEVTKDNSIRVGSRLANIPRNSFSLLNVYEFQDGALKGLGLGAGGKYVAERVGQTSNTPFSMDAYTVVDLLSYYKVNEQVRLNLDVKNLFNREYEEGAFGNIYAYPGAPRTVQVGISYSL; the protein is encoded by the coding sequence ATGCGTCGTACCCTGATTTCCATCTGCGTGCTTCAGGCGTTTTCGCCTTTTACCTGGGCAGAGGTTTCGCCCACCGAAAAAGCCAGCCTCGAACTGCAAGCGACCAACGTGACCGGCGCCGCGGACTACGAGACGGCGCAGGGGCCGGTCAAGGGCTACCACGCCACGCGTTCAGCGAGTGCGACGCGCACCGATACCTCGATTCATGAAACCCCGCAGTCGATCAGCGTGGTGTCCAAGGACGTGGTCGAGGACATCGGTGCGACCCGTCTGCAAGACGCCCTGGATTACGCTGGCGGTGTGGGCCGGGCCAACAACTTTGGCGGGCAGGGGCTTACCAGTTTCACCGTGCGTGGCTTTACCACAGCCGAGTTTTATCGCAATGGGTTCCCCGTAAACCGCGGCTATCCGGCCACGCCCGACGCCAATACCATCGAACGCCTTGAAGTGCTGCGCGGCCCGGCGACCATGCTGTACGGCCGTGGCGATCCCGGCGGCACCTTCAATGTGGTGTCCAAGCAGCCGCTGGCCGAACGCACTGTGACCCTTGGCAGCCAATTGAATGACCAGGGCATGAAGCGCGGCACCCTGGATGCCTCCGGCCCGCTGGACGAAGAAGGCCGCCTGGCCTATCGCCTCAACGTGGTGGGCGAGGGCGGCGACACCTTCCGTGATCACGTCGAGACCGAACGCTACGGCGTAGCCCCGGTGATCACCTGGCAGGCCACCGATGCGACCAAGGTGATCTTCGAGGGTGATTTCATACGCAACAATCACCCGCTGGACCGTGGTTTGACGCGTTTCCCCAACCAGCGTGGTACGCCGTCGCGCGACACGTTCTGGGGCGACAAGGACGCAGGCAAGTTGCACAACGACAACAACATGGCGCAGTTGCGCTTCGAGCATATGCTCAATGACAACTGGACCTTGGGTGGTGGTTTTCAGTGGTTGGATGGGACATTACAGGGCAATGCTATCGAAGCTAACACCTTAGCCGCCGACGGTCGGACCCTCCGCCGTAACTTCAACTACCGCAAGCTAGAGTGGACGGACAAGGATTATCAGCTCAATTTGACCGGTCATTTCTCCACCGGCAGTTTTGATCACACGTTACTGACGGGTATCGAGTATGAAGATTACGATTACAAGTCGATCATTCAGCGCTCCAACCCGGCGCTTAACCCTTACACAACCGATATTTTCAATCCTGTCTACGGCAAGCCTCGTCCGGCATTGACGCTTACCCCTACCCACGATAAAGAAAACCTCAAGACTTACTCAGCGTTCATTCAGGATCAGGTGGCGCTGACCGAGCGTTTGAAAGTATTGGCGGGCGCTCGTTTTGAGCGTTTTGAACACGAATATGAAACCTATGTGGCGGATGCTAAAAGTTGGGAGGCTAGTGACAACGCAGTCACCCCACGCGTGGGTGTGATCTACGACCTTACCGATACGCTTGCGGTCTATGCTGATGCAGCGCGCTCCTTCAAGCCTAATACCGGCGCCAGCCGTGAGGGCAGTGGGTTCGAACCGGAGAAAGGCAAGTCCTATGAGATGGGTATCAAATGGGAAGGGCTGGACCGTCAGTTGAGTGTCGACGCAGCGATCTACCAGATCGATAAGAAAAATGTACTCACCACGGACCCTCTGGATCAAAACTCCAAGGTCGCAGCAGGTCAGGTCCGCAGCCGTGGCTTTGACCTTAACGTCGCCGGCAACATCACGCCTGAATGGCGTGTAATAGGCGGTTACGCTTATGTAGATGCTGAGGTCACCAAGGACAACTCAATCCGTGTTGGCTCTCGTCTCGCAAACATTCCGCGCAACAGCTTCAGCTTGCTCAACGTTTACGAGTTCCAGGATGGCGCTCTTAAAGGTCTTGGCCTGGGCGCCGGCGGCAAGTATGTCGCTGAACGAGTCGGGCAAACTTCCAATACTCCGTTTTCCATGGACGCCTACACCGTCGTCGACCTCCTCAGCTACTACAAAGTCAACGAGCAAGTACGCCTGAACCTGGACGTGAAGAACCTGTTCAATCGTGAATACGAAGAAGGCGCCTTCGGCAATATCTACGCCTATCCCGGCGCGCCGCGCACGGTGCAGGTGGGTATCTCCTACTCCCTGTAA